The genomic region TGGGCAGCTCACCTTGGTATCCTTTGCCTCGTCCGTCCTCCCGCCCAGGGCTGGCCAAGCTGGGCCCCCAAGCCCAGGCCATAGTACGTGGGGGGCTGCTGCAAGAGGCTCAGGCTTCGGCCTGCCCTCGCTAGCCAGGTAATGGTGACGGGAGCTGACTGTTTATGGGCTCTGTCCCGTGTAAGGAGATGTGGGCAGGCCACGCTCCTGGTGCCCACGGCCCCAAAGTGCTttactccagccctggctctgtgaTGGATTTACTGTGGTTTAAGGCCCCCTGGTTCCTCAGAACAACTCTCTTCAGCTTGCCGTGGATGGTGCCGTGCACGGCTCTCCTGAAGCTgctggagaagaagaagaaaatcaCGGGGTCCAGGCAGCTGTTCAGGGCCGAGATACAGAGGACAAGCTCATTGGCGAGGTGGAGAGCCTGCTTCCACTGCGTGCTGGAGATGACGTCCAGCTGGGCCAGGACGTACGGCACACGCACAGCGTGGTAGGGGGCAAAGCACACGCTGAAGATGGCCAGGACCACAACGGTTCTTGTGATGGCCCTACTCCCTGgccttctgccctgctgctgggctttcCCTGAAGACACTTTCTGCAGCTTGGCCGAGATCTTGCCATAGAAATAGAGGAAGAGCAGCAGGTGAATGAAGAAGGTGGCCACAGCGACCAAGTTGAGAGCTGCCCCCAGTGGGCGTTTGCTCCTGAAGTGGAAGCACTTGTCGGCACAGGCCCCTGCTCCCCTAGTCTCGAAAAAGAAAGGCAGCGTGAAAACAGCATAGGCCAGCCAAACCACCCTGGCAGCGAGGGTGCTGCAAGGCACCGTGTGGATCTTAAACTGCCGGAGAGGCCGAATGATCTTCAGGTAGCGGTCCAGGCTGATCAGGCTGAGGAACATGATGCTGACGTACATGTTGAGGTAGAAGAAAGCCCCGACAATGGTGCAGAGGATCAAAGGGCCACTCTGGTTTTGATAGGCCACCCggaagggcaggcagagggagagcaggaggtcCGACAGAGCCAGGTTCCTCATGTACACCGTGATGGAGGTGCTCCTCTGCGTGTGGCACCAGAACACCCAGAGGGCCAGCATGTTGCTGAGCAGCCCGCTGATGAAGATGAGGGAGTACATCACGGGGAGGGTCACTGCCAGGAAGCCATCTTGGATCTCACAGTGGGAGCTGTTTGACTGAGAGGCCGTGAACGCCGCGCTGGTGGGAAAAGACATGCCCATCGTCGCGCTGCAAGGGCCTGGGGAGACAAGGGGACGTGGGGTTGTTTGGATTAGGGGTGTTAGAATGTGTGTGACTCGGACGCTGCCCGAGGACACGGGAGCCCAGTGCTGGGACGAGGAGGCAGCAGATCCAGCAGGTGCACAGAGTGGTTAGCGGAGAGTATCATTTGCCCTCCCCAGGGAAGCTGACAGGGCAAGGGCGGAGGGACAGGCCGctttgtgctcccagaagggccgaggccttggggggcagggcggggcagccagccagcccatgGTGAACCCCTCAGCCCTCAGAGTGCACATGCCTACGCCAGCAGCAAAGTGCCACCTCGCTCAGGCAGACAGCAAGTGAGCAGACAGAAGGGTTGTGTTCCCCATTTTACCCCAGGGAAGGCCaagccagcccctgcagctgcaccCTGAACATGGAGCCTTTTCCCTAGAACATGCTGCCTGGACTGGCTCTCGCCTGCCACCTGCTCCATAATCTTGCCATCGCATTCGCCTCCCTGTGTCTTTCTGTTGTCTTAGCTCAGCTCTCAGCTCCAGCTGAAACCCCACTTTCCTCTCTGGCCTTTGCTTCCTGTGCGTTTGCTGTGGCCCTTGGTGTGTTGCAGGAAGTCCAGCGGAGTCACACTGCCGCATCTGTGCAGCAGTGTAACTCGGAGCCACTGACGGGAGCTACAAAAGGGACAATGCACAGCACTGATCTCACTGCATCAACGTGCACCAAGGCCACTGCACTGGCTGGGCTCATGCTGGGGGACCGTTCCTCAGGGCTGCCAGCTGTAGCATGCCAGAGTTTTCAGAGAGTttagggggtttggaacgggtcccatgtgaagagagattaaaaagcctgggagttttcatcttagaaaagtggagactaaggaggatatgatagaggtctatcaaattaggactgatgtggaaaaagtgaataaggaaaagttatttacttattcccacagtataagaactaggggtcaccaaattaaattaatgggcagcaggtttaaaacaaacaaaaggaaaattttcttcatgcagcacccagtcaacctgtggaactccttgccaggggatgttgtgaaaactaggacttcaacagggttcagaTAAGAATccgatacattcatggaggttagatccatcaatggctattatccaggatgggtaggaatggtgggtgtccctagcctgtttgtcagaggctggaaatggatgacaggggagggatcaggtgatgattgcctgttctgttctctccctctggggtatctggcattggccactgggctagctggaccatgGACCCAGTGGAGGGTCcctctgacctagtatggctgttcccatgttcttatgttatgttcccTGCTCTCAGATGCTGTTCAGACCTGAACCTGTGAGCCCTtgagaggggaaataaaactCCTCTTGTTGGCTAGGGGATGCAGTGCACACGGCTCACCCCTGCTGTGAAAGGGAGCATGTGTGAAAAGGAGTGCATCCAGGGGAGTGTGCATGTTGTGTACCTGTACGTGCTCTTATAGCATCGTTGGGTGTTCAGTCTGGTGTAACTGTACAGGCACTGGAGACGTGAGCATGCTCGGGAGCCTGTCTGCATGCACGTGTATGGAGGGCAGCCTGTGAACCCTGAGATGCCCTGCCGGTGACCTGCACCCCATGGAGTCTGAGATTTAATTTAAAAGAACATTTCTGGCCCTTAGGGTTACGAGGAAAAGCTTCAGAACAGGAGCCTGCTGTGGCCAATATGTGAGGtctccctgagccagcagtcAGACAGCTGCCCCGCCAGCGCCAATGGGCTGTTGACACAGAAACCGCCTGGCCGCAGCTTGGCAGGAGCTTTCCAGGAACGGGCTTGGCTGTGACTGCCGGGGAGAGCAGCAAATGCCGGGGCTTGTGGAAGTGGGGAACTCGAGTCCAACCCCTTCCTGTCAAGCGCCACGTCACCTCCCACTGCAGTGAcaagggcgggggagaggggaatatGCATCTTCTTCTAGACGTCCAATATTGGGgaaggcgcgcgcgcgcgcacacacacacacacacacacacacacacccctctctctctctcctccaccctccaaAGCCCTAAAACCTCCAACCCTCTCCCTGCACAAATAGTGCCAGGGACACGGGCCTGTCTGAATTCCCCGCTGCCATGTTTAAGTAGTTTAAAAGCTCAGGCTCTTAGATCACTTGAGTTAGTCGCGGAGTTTCTACCATGCTGCACAGAGCTGCTGTGAGCCTGGGCCAGTGTGTCGCAGAGGAGGGGCCTTTGTGCAAATCCCTAGGAACATGCGATGTGCAGGAACAAGCAGTTGCACATGTGCAAAATGGGAACTGAGAGTCTAGCGCTGGGGGAAGGGATCCAgcggtcacagtggaccacaagctagatatgagtcaacagtcaaAAAGACCAACCATCGCTCTGGGATGCATTggccaggagtgttgtgagccagacacgaggagtcattcttccgctctactctgtgctaattaggcctcagcgggagtattgtgtccagttctgggcaccgcatttcagggaagatgagggcaaattggagaaagcccagagaagaacaaaaacgattgaaggtctagaaagcaggagctatgagggaaggttgaaaaaagtgggtttgtttagtctggagaagggctgggaaggaacgagagcagttttcaagtacgtAAAGGCTGTTGCAAGAAGGAGGGAGgtaaattattcttcttaacctctgatgctAGGACAATGCAAGGGGCTTAAGCTGCAGtaggggaggtttgggttggacattaggaaaaacgtcctgctgCCAGGGGGGTCAGACACTGGACTAAGtttcctggggggttgtggaatctccgccCCGGAGAGATTCAAGAGCAGGTGGGggacacacctgtcagggatgctctagatcagGATGGGACactttttggcctgagggccacagCAGGTAGGGAAATTGTATGGCGGGTTGGGTTGGAGAGGctgtgcctccccaaacagccaggccTGGCCCGCCCCGACTGGAGCTCTgaggctgcctgggaggggagctAGCCTTTCCTGCTCACCGTGTTGCCCAGGAGTtggggagcccaggggcaggACTGAAGGGCCCAATGGGCTCTggctgtggcccatgggctgcagtttgccccctTCTTGTCCAGATAATACTTGGTCCGGCCgtgagggcggggcctggactcGATCTTCGGGCCCTAGCCCTCTCTGTGCGGTGGATGTGAGCGTGCCTGTGCCTGTGCGGCTGGGAGCATCTGTGTGCCACCAGCTGCATGGTGTCCGGAGGGGCTCTCTGCGTGTCGCTGTGAGAGCGTACCAAGTACGCCAGGACCGTGCTGTGAGCGTCAGTGCACAGGGTGAGACAAGCATCTGGCCCCAGCTCTTTCTATTTctcctttttttcatttttctcctgACCTACCTGAGAAAATTCTGTTTCAATGAATTATAGAGGGAAAGGTCATCTGTACCCACTAACCCGCCTCTGAGAAGCCAGCCGTGCCTGAAACCCTAAAATGACTCAGCTCACCCCAAGAGTCACCATGAAGACAGAAAAGGACAGGACAGCGTCACCTACCTCAGCAGCTCCTCTCAGGTCCCCTGCTCGCTGCGACTGGGGGTTTCTGCTCTGAGCTCATGCCCTTTAAACCCTGGTAGGGGTAGAATTTCCTGACAGTGACGCCTGCTTTGGTCGCCGGCCCTCCGCTCTCTACCTGGTTTGGTTGCTGCTTACTGGGGTTTTAGCAATGGGATGTGGCTTGAGAGACCCAAAACGTAATTGGCAGCTTGACAGTCTCCAAACGAACGGGGTGGGAGGGCTGCTGAGCACACAGATCAGAATTGAAACCAGTTTTTTTAGAGAGAAACTGACAAAACAAGTGCACGGAGCTGGCTGGGGTATCGCCGACTGGCTCCTGTGCTGCAGAGTAGTGCTCAGGAACGACGGCCCCGCTCGCCACCACTCCCCTGATTCGCTGGGGCTGCTAACCGCACACTGGCATGCAGGCCCTCGCTGGTACACTGCTCGCCAAGGAAGGGAGAGGTGCCTCGCGCTTCACAAGAGGGGCCCTTTTTTCTGCTGGTGCCGCTGTGGAGCAGCCTGCTCTAGCATCCCATGGACATCTTGTCACAGCCTGGTCCAGTCCCGCTCCCAGAATGGGCACCAACCGTGCGATGGGAGCCGCCTGCtgattccccctcccaccccggcccgGCTCTATGCAGTGACTGCTCATTATTCTGAGatctgcctctcccaccccccctctcccccagatttccccatctccccactcctacacttcaaaggcagaggcgtccTTATTGGCTAATCgaagtcaatgcaaattgcatcgactatttgattaagcaattaatcaaaatgtaacttCCCTAGTTTGCATGCCGGATCCCGGGGGGAGAGAGGTGCCGGAGAGGGGTTTTGCGCGGTGGTGTGGCTCTGCACTGTTttgtcctgccctctcccctgtttaaaggcagagctgcttAGGCCCCATAGAGTCGTTTGTTCAATGGCGGCTAGAGCTGACGTCCCTGATAGCCAGGTCTAAGCGCTTAGACCTCTCGAGGGAGGGATGGTGCTTCTGTGGAAGAGGCAGCCCAGCCTGCACTAGCTGCGAGGTTCCCCCACAGAGCTGGGTGGGCCCTCGAGAGACTGgtcacagtggcaggtggcaACGGATGGTGATGGCACAGAGCGAACGGTGGCACGACAAACAACAGCAGCCGGAGCAAGCAAGTGGGAGCGAGTAGCAAGAGCCTGAAAGATCCAGCAAGGTGCCTTCTCCACTCCCTCACAGGGCTGTCTCCAGGAGGTGTGGGCCTGAGGCAACCctctcttcctgccccacccccactccactcctacccccaagccctgcccctgctctgccccgcactcctcttcccacccctgccatgccctctcctgcccccatggcaccTCTTGCCCAAAGCCCCCCTTCTCCACTTCTGGAGAGACTGACGCAGGGCATTACCGGAGGCCTGGCGTGGCATGGCGGCAGTGCACCAGGCCTCCCAGGTAACCCCTCAGGCTAACGTCAGTGTGGGCCATCCTGTCTGTAGGATGGTTAGGGTGGTCTTCATGGGGGCTCCCAAAGCATGGGGCCCAGGGAGACCACCCAGAACCATCTTATGGATGAGACAGCTCTGGTGAGAGGCGAACTCACAGACAAGCAGCCCTGGACTCTGGGCCTGCGCCGGCCAAGGGAACCAGCGGGAGTGcgctggagggaagggagcagCGTGCTCGTGGGACGCTGTCCCAGTGACACTGCTCCACAATGGCCGAGTGGTGACCGGGACACTGGTACAACACACATCCTAGGAGGCCATAAAGCACCAAAGTCCTTCTCTCACAGAGTCACGCTCGGGAGGGGTTCTCTTCGGGAGTCTCTGTGGTAAATATTTGATTAGCATTATTtttgacataagaacataaaaaagaTCACACGGGGTCAGACCAGTGATCCACCTCGGCAagtatcctgcctgccgacaggggccaatgccaggtgcttcaaaaggAGTGAATAGAACAATCATTGAGTGAGCCAGCCCCTGCTGtctgctcccagcttctggccaaCGGAGACCAGGGACACTCACAGCATGAAATTGCTTCCCTGTCCATCCCACCtattagccactgatggacctgtcctccatgaatctatctagctcttttttgaactgtgttaaagtcctggtcttcacaacatcctctggcgaggagttccacgtGTGAAGTATTTCTTGTGGCTTCTTTTAACCCTGCTGCCCCTGAGTCTCAGCTAGCCTCCTGAGCTAGTGACGCCCTGGAACCCTGCAGACTCAGGAGgaaatttaatatgaaaataagcAAATTCCCCTTCATACAATTTCCACTTTGCAGATTCTAGCTCGTGACCCACGCAGATGCTTATCGCTGTACCGGGAAGGGAAGCGAAAGCAAGGGCAGAGGCGGAGGCAGAGAAAATCAACATGCCTCCCACAGGCTCCGTCTCTCACCTGCCCCAGGAACCTGGAGACAGCAAGGAATGAAACTCCCCTGGGCCTTCCTCTGCAGCGCTGTCTCTTGGAGTTGGAGGGACAGACACCGTGAGGGAGAGTCACCAGCAAGTCTGCAGCAGAACCCGTGGATCTCATACGTCTCCATCTTATAGTCACCGACACCAGTGCAAAGGGAATACATAGTGCTACCATTTGTGCTGAGTCATGGAGAATTAAATCCAGCCCTCAATTCTCAGCTCTCTACTGTAGCCACTGGACAGCACAGCCTCCCACGACTAGTGCAGAGCACTTTGCTCTTGCACCAGGCCCTctgcaagtcctgcctgacccaCGAGCATCAGCCGCCAGACAAAGCTGGGCTGAGGGTCTCtacctggggagggagaggggaaggcaggcagcagtgACAGCTCTTGCAATCTGTTTTCAAAAAGAAACCAGTGGCAGGGAGGGTCACTCCATGAACACAAACACAAGTGAAATTGGAAGGAGTAGGAGCAGCTGGCAGAGCTGTAAGCCAGAGCCAGCACGAGCGCTAAGCAGGGCCCTGAGCACCTCAAGGGCCCCCCTATTAATTACTAGTACGGTAATTGGGGGATCCTGCTTAGGGTCCCAATGGGCTAACACCAGCACTGTctaggctgcctccctcccctcaccatcAGGATGTGGAAGGTCGACCTGctccccagagcccctccgctTTGAGCAAAGTCCAGGTTGGCTCCTGCTAACATGCTGCATCTCTGTTGTGCTGCTTCAGTGATCCCCACCAAtcctcccagcaggccttgccTCTGTGTGATGGGTGCTGCTGGCCCCCTCCAGCTGATGCCTGACAGTTCGGAGAACAGATGCTGCAGCGGGTACGTGAGGTGTTCAGGGCAGGAAGCGTAAGCCGGAGACTGAGGTATGGGGATTGTGGCTCTGAAGAGTGAGTCAGCCCCTACCCTACGGCAGCAATAGGAAACCCCAGCCGCTCTGCCAGCTCAGCGTGCGTGCTCTGGAAAGGACAATCAGCCTCTGCTTTTAGCCCCTTTCCGCTTGCCGATGACTGTGGGGCCACTCGTGGGAGCAAAGGTCACGGTGCCGGATTCCCATGCTCTTGAGAACAGCTCAGACCCCGAACGGGGGACAGACCCAAGCGCCCCAGCTCCCTGCAAGGCTCTGATCTCGACCTTGCCTGCACTCCAGGACAGTGTCCGCAGCCCTGGCCTGCTGCCCGTGTGGCTAACAATGCCAGACCCCGACTGTGTGGGGCTGGCGTCCAACGCTGCGCTGTCTCTGCACTAGGGTTACTGGAGTGCTCGACCAGTGCCACCCTCTATCTTAGGGTACCCACAGCTGCATCCTGTCGTGCCTGCCTCTCTGCAAACAGCAGACCACTCGTCACCAGGTGGCATccgctctggctcctgctcttcAGGCTAAAGGAAAACCCACTGAGCTAACCCTCTGAGCAAGTCTGACCATGCGGGAGGCCTGATCCCTGCGCTGGCACAGAAATGCCCTTCACCGCTCTGAACTCTGGGCCGCGGAAGCTATCCGAGGGCCTGCAATGTCAGCCACTCCCGCTGGGTCCCTGGGcactgcgggggcgggggcgggggcgggggcagctctGCGCTCCGGGGAGGGACGGGGCCTTGGGAGGAAAGGCAGCTATCTGGCTGTCCAATGCATGGCATGCCCCTAACTTTGAGTGTCCTGACGGCTGTGGGTGCAAGTTTGAATGTTATAAACgctcccccatcccttctctcAGTTGCACTCTTTGTATGTTTGTGTTTTTAGTCCCTCAAAACTAGGTGGCGTTAGCGTGTGTCATGGCCCAGGAAAAGCGACTTGCTCATAGCCGCACGTCTAGTCTTTGGGAACACAAGCTGAGGAAGTCTGGGGGCAGAGCTCTGGTACCCAGTGCGCACACCCGGCCTTAGCCCACCTTCCATTTCCTGTCATTTGACCGGACTGGAGACCCTGACCGAGCCTCAGTTCTCTTTGCCCACGAGCCTTTTGTTGTGCTAACTACCTCGCCTCCCCGTtgctcccagctccccagctCATCAGTCACACTCAGGCTGGGCTGCCGTTAATCCTGCTggagcagaacccccagccctgagcagtcCTGGTGCATGAGCAGCTGGCCCCTGAAGATGATAAACAGAAGGCAGGTTTATGACTAAGAAAGGTTTGGGACAGActctgcctggctgctccctggggcctgggAAAATGGCTGATTCTTCGGGGCGTGGTTGCTCATGGCCATTCCAgcctagtctcagaggggtaacagtGTTAGTAGctttaaaaacgagtggtccaATGGCATCATAGAGACTAACCAATATAGATCGTATCACGGGATCATcgctcaagatcatctcatctgaagaagtggcttttgcccacagaagctcctGCGGCTATACATACACGCTAGGGCTACACTGCGAGGTTTCTccgcaaaaaatatgctaatgagggactcatttgcatgagtcgagatctcatttgcttattttctgccgctccatttttgtgctggggtttttgcgcaaaaacaagccgtggggatgttttctttttgtgcaaacccccttCCCCACAACATCGGTGAGCCGCCTTTtctggggcataaggatcttgcgagAAAAGAGgcatttgcacaaaaagaaaatgtccacactgcttgtttttgcgcaaaaatggatcagcagaaaatatgcaaatgagatcgtgactcgtgcaaatgagtccctcattagcatattttttccaagaaaacgtatagtgtagctgtagccagacaggttgaacctcccttgtccagcactcgCGGGCCTGGCAGAGAACTTGCCGGACCACGGGCTCTTGGaacccaaacaagagaatttgccagaccagggaggtcaggCATCCGGGCtctcccagctctcccctcctggcAGTTGCCCCAGGAGAACCCAGACACCTGACCTCCCGCACACCTGCTTGGGTCTGCTGCCCCAGCTCACTcgtggggctctgctccctgtcccgcatggggcagcagctgttcccagggttccctggctcCAGCTTTGTGTGCTGAGGTGGAAGCTGCCCTCGAGGGTCCCCAGCCCCATGTGCGGCAGGACAGCTGCTTCAGGGGTTCCCCTGCTCTAAGCACCACAGCGGCGACAGCTGCTCCCAGGTCACTGCCCCAGGTCACTGCCCCAGCCACCAACCaaagtggctttgctcccagccgCTCTCAACCTCTGAGGCTGGGCTCTCtcgtctagcaacatctgtggtcctgccagccCAGGGAGTCCAgtccagaggttcaacctgtatttttgtTAGGCTCTGAGGGCCACAGGCCTGCTCGTTCCAGCAGAGGGGTGTGCATGTTGCATGCGCCACTCTGGGATGAGTTTCCCCTAGAGGTGTCCGCCAGGCTCCATGGAGTGGTGTATAGGCATAGCTGACACGTTGTCTCCCGGTTCCTTCCTTCTGTCTGTGGCGCTCACGGGAATGTTCAGCAATGGCCTCTTCCTGTCACTAAATTGTAAATAGGGGTAAGGAGGGAGCATAAGGCAGTTCACAGCTAGAATACTGCAAGCTCCTGCTCTGTGGGGCTAGCCGGCCCAGACTCCGGGGcatgctccactcccagggatGCCATGAACACAGGCCAGTAAGTGATTCCAGGACGGTTGTCTGAAGTGCCTGGGTGACTGTCACGTGCTCGATTTGTAGGGATTTCAACCCTAAAGCTAAGGAGAGAGACAATTGACTGAAATTCCTTTTCATGCAGGAGGCACTTTGCCCCTCTTCAGAGCAATGACCTAACTAGGTACCAAGTGCTTCTGCAACCAGGTGTGGTCCAACGTCTGTTTGAGAAATCCAGCCTGGCCCAGGTTCCCCGGTACCAACCAACCACCTGCCAGCACCAACACCCCTCTCCAGTGCCCACTTGCCATCTCTAGTGCCAGTGGAGACGATGCAAAAGTCAGACAGGACATGTTCCCACATGACAAAGACCACAGAGAGAGAGGCCTGCCGCTGCCTCCCCCCGGTCAGTCACAGCAGCTGGCACTGTTGAGTCTAACCCCAGTGGGGGACCCACTGAGTCTGTTGCCAACAGACTCCCCACATAggattaaattaatggagatgcctatctcctagagctggaagggaccttgaaaggtcattgagtccagtcccctgccttcacagcaggaccaagtaccatccctgatgaatttttgccccaaatccctaaacggcctccacaaggattgaagtcacaaccctgggtttagcaggctaatgctcaaaccactgagctacccctccccccttttaaaGGATGAGCCATGGAGGGGAACATGACCCTGGCGGCACCTTTTGCTCCTCCAAGCACTGCTCTCTCCCCTGGGCCCTGGCTCACAAGGGAACACTGCAGGGCCTGttccaggaagaaaagcaaggcAACCCGCAccgcctgcccacgctgggcactgTGGCTGCACTCCGCCCTGGCTCAACTGGCCTCCTTAGCACTGGTTTTCCGCATGGCGAGGTCTCGCtcccatctttgcatgtgtaCGTATCCCTGCCAAAGAGAAGCCTCCAGTTTCTGCTTCTGCCCATCTGTTCTCGATTAACGGGCTAGTGACTGGGGATAGCAGATCTTGTGCGGCTCTAGGGCTGCAGCACTGCGGCGCCAGAGTAAACTGCAGGGAGACCTAAGCTCCTTAGATTCTTGTGATCTATTTGGTGTGGGCGGCGGACTCAGTCTACATTCTGCTTTGTTACCAACCCAGACCACTTTGCACTTGCCATTATCTATCACAGAATGGCTGAGTCATAAAATCAGCATTTCCCACCACAACATCTCTTTAGAGAAATGCACATCACACAGGTTTCAGAATCTTACACTACAGCACGCTCAGTCTCCTGCAGAGCCGGGCTGGATCTGGGTAGGCTGAGCCACACAGAGGAGTGGGTGCTGGGGTGCAGAGGGTGGAGGGTTAGCAGATGCTTGGGTGCAGGTGCTGGGGTGCCAAGGGTGTTGTGGAGGTGCCTGGGCGCGGCggtaggaggcgctggggggcagggtgcgggtgcctgggcgcggcggtaggaggcgctggggggcagggtgcgggtgcGGGTGCCTGGGTGCGGCggtaggaggcgctggggggcaggggcagggtgcgggtgcctgggcgcggcggtaggaggcgctggggggcaggggcagggtgcgggtgcctgggcgcggcggtaggaggcgctggggggcaggggcagggtgcgggtgcctgggcgcggcggtaggaggcgctggggggcaggggcagggtgcggTGCCTGGGCGCGGCggtaggaggcgctggggggcagggtgcgggtgcctggg from Pelodiscus sinensis isolate JC-2024 chromosome 13, ASM4963464v1, whole genome shotgun sequence harbors:
- the LOC102453698 gene encoding putative G-protein coupled receptor 34, giving the protein MGMSFPTSAAFTASQSNSSHCEIQDGFLAVTLPVMYSLIFISGLLSNMLALWVFWCHTQRSTSITVYMRNLALSDLLLSLCLPFRVAYQNQSGPLILCTIVGAFFYLNMYVSIMFLSLISLDRYLKIIRPLRQFKIHTVPCSTLAARVVWLAYAVFTLPFFFETRGAGACADKCFHFRSKRPLGAALNLVAVATFFIHLLLFLYFYGKISAKLQKVSSGKAQQQGRRPGSRAITRTVVVLAIFSVCFAPYHAVRVPYVLAQLDVISSTQWKQALHLANELVLCISALNSCLDPVIFFFFSSSFRRAVHGTIHGKLKRVVLRNQGALNHSKSITEPGLE